Proteins found in one Oncorhynchus mykiss isolate Arlee chromosome 17, USDA_OmykA_1.1, whole genome shotgun sequence genomic segment:
- the LOC110493584 gene encoding EVI5-like protein isoform X2 has translation MPTPSGSPEREGSTGGPNQLACPPSSPPGMDHSMGSPLLSPDSSCQDAMLSAPAASPADSESLSPDELELLAKLEEQNRLLEADSKSMRSMSGSRRNSGSSLVSSSSASSNLSHLEEDTWILWGRIVNEWDEWRRKKDKLLKELIRKGIPHHFRAIVWQLLGNATDMPVKNQYSELLKMSSPCEKLIRRDIARTYPEHEFFKGQDSLGQEVLFNVMKAYSLVDREVGYCQGSAFIVGLLLMQMPEEEAFCVFVRLMQEYRLRELFKPTMAELGLCIYQFEYLLQEQLPELNVHFRSQSFHTSMYASSWFLTLFLTFLPMPVATRIFDIFMYEGLEIIFRVGMAILQYNQTDLIQLDMEGMSQHFQKVIPHQFDSCPDKLILRAYQVKYNPKRMKKLEKEYTTIKNKEMEEQIEIKRLRTENRLLKQRIETLEKGQVTRAQEAEENYVIKRELAVVRQQFSVTSQNLEKAQDTIGELQREKYTEQFVTGLQTQLEQSRLQEAELLGALKEMQDKVLDLEKRSSSLPDENNVAQLQDELKLVKLRELETLHSFREMQDTVTELNQRWQLHMSKGGGGHWKESPKNALNELQDKLMGVRLREAQAQAELREVKLQAIQLESQNQIHSKLIGRHEVESAAMQERLQQLASQNKGMLAQLTEMKRKQAELDCKSKEEVMAVRLREADSMAAMAEFRQKIAELEIQKEEGLIQGQLNHSDSRQYITQLRDQIGELKNEIRQLRGQRSKFAPSSRDGGGGYPDLCLASPLSAGGDYLSSDEDLLPSPIPPNAMYPARLDSEGSTDSEAEAHPDHPHHGPSQQLYTSMVCAEVLDN, from the exons ATGCCCACCCCCAGCggcagcccagagagagagggctcCACAGGGGGACCCAACCAGCTGGcgtgtcccccctcctctccccctggcaTGGACCATTCCATGGGCAGCCCTCTGCTCAGCCCGGACTCATCTTGCCAAGATGCCATGCTCTCAGCCCCCGCTGCCTCCCCCGCTGACTCGGAGAGCCTGAGCCCCGACGAGCTAGAGCTGCTGGCCAAGCTGGAGGAGCAGAACAG actTCTGGAGGCAGACTCCAAGTCGATGCGTTCGATGAGCGGCTCGCGGCGGAACAGCGGCTCGTCCCTGGTGTCCAGCTCCTCTGCCTCGTCCAACCTGTCCCACCTGGAGGAGGACACCTGGATCCTGTGGGGACGCATCGTCAACGAGTGGGACGAATGGAGACGCAAGAAGGACAAGCTGCTCAAG GAGCTGATCCGTAAGGGCATCCCACACCACTTCCGGGCCATCGTGTGGCAGCTGCTTGGTAACGCCACAGACATGCCAGTGAAGAACCAGTACTCTGAGCTGCTCAAGATGTCCTCGCCCTGCGAAAAGCTCATCCGCCGGGACATCGCCCGCACCTACCCCGAGCATGAGTTCTTCAAGGGCCAGGACAGCCTGGGTCAGGAGGTGCTCTTCAACGTCATGAAG GCGTATTCTCTGGTGGACCGGGAGGTGGGCTACTGCCAGGGCAGTGCCTTCATCGTGGGCCTGCTGCTCATGCAG ATGCCAGAGGAGGAGgcgttctgtgtgtttgtgcgtctGATGCAGGAGTACCGTCTGAGGGAGCTTTTCAAACCAACCATGGCTGAACTAGGCCTCTGTATCTACCAGTTTGAATACCTGCTGCAG GAGCAGCTCCCGGAGCTGAACGTCCACTTCCGTTCTCAGAGTTTCCACACCTCCATGTACGCCTCCTCCTGGTTCCTCACTCTCTTCCTCACCTTCCTCCCCATGCCCGTCGCCACACGCATCTTCGATATCTTCATGTACGAG GGTCTGGAGATTATATTTCGTGTGGGCATGGCCATTCTGCAGTACAACCAGACTGACCTCATCCAGCTGGATATGGAGGGCATGTCTCAG CACTTCCAGAAGGTGATCCCCCACCAGTTTGACAGCTGCCCAGACAAGCTGATCCTGAGGGCCTACCAGGTCAAATACAACCCCAAGAGGATGAAGAA GTTGGAGAAAGAGTACACCACAATCAAGAACAAAGAGATGGAGGAGCAGATAGagatcaag AGGTTACGCACAGAGAACAGGCTTCTGAAGCAGAGGATTGAGACATTGGAGAAG GGTCAGGTGACGCGGGCGCAGGAGGCGGAGGAGAACTATGTGATCAAGCGGGAGCTGGCGGTGGTGAGGCAGCAGTTCAGCGTGACCAGCCAGAACCTAGAGAAAGCCCAGGACACCATCGGAGAACTGCAGCGGGAGAAG TACACAGAGCAGTTTGTGACCGGTCTGCAGACGCAGCTGGAGCAGTCCCGGCTGCAGGAGGCAGAGCTGCTGGGGGCCCTCAAAGAGATGCAGGACAAAGTACTGGACCTAGAGAAG AGGAGCAGCTCTCTGCCTGATGAGAACAACGTGGCCCAGCTGCAGGACGAGCTGAAGCTTGTGAAGCTCCGAGAGCTGGAGACACTGCACTCCTTCAGAGAGATGCAGGACACGGTGACCGAGCTCAACCAGCGCTGGCAG ctccACATGTCCAAAGGTGGCGGGGGTCACTGGAAGGAATCCCCCAAGAATGCCCTGAATGAGCTGCAGGACAAGCTGATGGGGGTGCGTCTGAGAGAGGCCCAAGCCCAGGCTGAACTCAGGGAGGTCAAACTCCAAGCCATACAGCTGGAGAGCCAG AACCAGATTCACAGCAAGCTGATTGGGCGCCATGAGGTGGAGAGCGCCGCCATGCAGGAGAGGCTGCAGCAGCTGGCAAGCCAGAACAAGGGGATGCTGGCCCAGCTCACCGAGATGAAGAGGAAACAGGCCGAGCTCGACTGCAAg aGTAAAGAGGAGGTGATGGCGGTGCGCTTGCGGGAGGCTGACAGCATGGCCGCCATGGCTGAGTTCAGACAGAAGATAGCTGAGCTGGAGATACAG AAGGAGGAGGGTCTGATCCAGGGCCAGCTAAACCACTCTGACTCCAGGCAGTATATCACCCAGCTTCGAGACCAGATCGGAGAGCTCAAGAATGAG ATCAGGCAGCTCCGCGGGCAGCGCTCCAAGTTCGCTCCTAGTTCCCGGGATGGGGGCGGGGGCTACCCGGATCTGTGTCTAGCTAGCCCCTTGTCGGCCGGAGGCGACTACCTGAGCTCGGATGAGGACCttctccccagccccatccccccTAACGCCATGTACCCCGCCAGGCTGGACAGCGAAGGCAGCACCGACAGCGAAGCAGAGGCCCACCCGGACCACCCCCACCACGGCCCCTCGCAGCAGCTCTACACTAGCATGGTGTGTGCTGAGGTCCTGGACAACTGA
- the LOC110493584 gene encoding EVI5-like protein isoform X1 — MPTPSGSPEREGSTGGPNQLACPPSSPPGMDHSMGSPLLSPDSSCQDAMLSAPAASPADSESLSPDELELLAKLEEQNRLLEADSKSMRSMSGSRRNSGSSLVSSSSASSNLSHLEEDTWILWGRIVNEWDEWRRKKDKLLKELIRKGIPHHFRAIVWQLLGNATDMPVKNQYSELLKMSSPCEKLIRRDIARTYPEHEFFKGQDSLGQEVLFNVMKAYSLVDREVGYCQGSAFIVGLLLMQMPEEEAFCVFVRLMQEYRLRELFKPTMAELGLCIYQFEYLLQEQLPELNVHFRSQSFHTSMYASSWFLTLFLTFLPMPVATRIFDIFMYEGLEIIFRVGMAILQYNQTDLIQLDMEGMSQHFQKVIPHQFDSCPDKLILRAYQVKYNPKRMKKLEKEYTTIKNKEMEEQIEIKRLRTENRLLKQRIETLEKESAALADRLIQGQVTRAQEAEENYVIKRELAVVRQQFSVTSQNLEKAQDTIGELQREKYTEQFVTGLQTQLEQSRLQEAELLGALKEMQDKVLDLEKRSSSLPDENNVAQLQDELKLVKLRELETLHSFREMQDTVTELNQRWQLHMSKGGGGHWKESPKNALNELQDKLMGVRLREAQAQAELREVKLQAIQLESQNQIHSKLIGRHEVESAAMQERLQQLASQNKGMLAQLTEMKRKQAELDCKSKEEVMAVRLREADSMAAMAEFRQKIAELEIQKEEGLIQGQLNHSDSRQYITQLRDQIGELKNEIRQLRGQRSKFAPSSRDGGGGYPDLCLASPLSAGGDYLSSDEDLLPSPIPPNAMYPARLDSEGSTDSEAEAHPDHPHHGPSQQLYTSMVCAEVLDN; from the exons ATGCCCACCCCCAGCggcagcccagagagagagggctcCACAGGGGGACCCAACCAGCTGGcgtgtcccccctcctctccccctggcaTGGACCATTCCATGGGCAGCCCTCTGCTCAGCCCGGACTCATCTTGCCAAGATGCCATGCTCTCAGCCCCCGCTGCCTCCCCCGCTGACTCGGAGAGCCTGAGCCCCGACGAGCTAGAGCTGCTGGCCAAGCTGGAGGAGCAGAACAG actTCTGGAGGCAGACTCCAAGTCGATGCGTTCGATGAGCGGCTCGCGGCGGAACAGCGGCTCGTCCCTGGTGTCCAGCTCCTCTGCCTCGTCCAACCTGTCCCACCTGGAGGAGGACACCTGGATCCTGTGGGGACGCATCGTCAACGAGTGGGACGAATGGAGACGCAAGAAGGACAAGCTGCTCAAG GAGCTGATCCGTAAGGGCATCCCACACCACTTCCGGGCCATCGTGTGGCAGCTGCTTGGTAACGCCACAGACATGCCAGTGAAGAACCAGTACTCTGAGCTGCTCAAGATGTCCTCGCCCTGCGAAAAGCTCATCCGCCGGGACATCGCCCGCACCTACCCCGAGCATGAGTTCTTCAAGGGCCAGGACAGCCTGGGTCAGGAGGTGCTCTTCAACGTCATGAAG GCGTATTCTCTGGTGGACCGGGAGGTGGGCTACTGCCAGGGCAGTGCCTTCATCGTGGGCCTGCTGCTCATGCAG ATGCCAGAGGAGGAGgcgttctgtgtgtttgtgcgtctGATGCAGGAGTACCGTCTGAGGGAGCTTTTCAAACCAACCATGGCTGAACTAGGCCTCTGTATCTACCAGTTTGAATACCTGCTGCAG GAGCAGCTCCCGGAGCTGAACGTCCACTTCCGTTCTCAGAGTTTCCACACCTCCATGTACGCCTCCTCCTGGTTCCTCACTCTCTTCCTCACCTTCCTCCCCATGCCCGTCGCCACACGCATCTTCGATATCTTCATGTACGAG GGTCTGGAGATTATATTTCGTGTGGGCATGGCCATTCTGCAGTACAACCAGACTGACCTCATCCAGCTGGATATGGAGGGCATGTCTCAG CACTTCCAGAAGGTGATCCCCCACCAGTTTGACAGCTGCCCAGACAAGCTGATCCTGAGGGCCTACCAGGTCAAATACAACCCCAAGAGGATGAAGAA GTTGGAGAAAGAGTACACCACAATCAAGAACAAAGAGATGGAGGAGCAGATAGagatcaag AGGTTACGCACAGAGAACAGGCTTCTGAAGCAGAGGATTGAGACATTGGAGAAG GAAAGTGCTGCTCTAGCAGACAGGCTGATACAG GGTCAGGTGACGCGGGCGCAGGAGGCGGAGGAGAACTATGTGATCAAGCGGGAGCTGGCGGTGGTGAGGCAGCAGTTCAGCGTGACCAGCCAGAACCTAGAGAAAGCCCAGGACACCATCGGAGAACTGCAGCGGGAGAAG TACACAGAGCAGTTTGTGACCGGTCTGCAGACGCAGCTGGAGCAGTCCCGGCTGCAGGAGGCAGAGCTGCTGGGGGCCCTCAAAGAGATGCAGGACAAAGTACTGGACCTAGAGAAG AGGAGCAGCTCTCTGCCTGATGAGAACAACGTGGCCCAGCTGCAGGACGAGCTGAAGCTTGTGAAGCTCCGAGAGCTGGAGACACTGCACTCCTTCAGAGAGATGCAGGACACGGTGACCGAGCTCAACCAGCGCTGGCAG ctccACATGTCCAAAGGTGGCGGGGGTCACTGGAAGGAATCCCCCAAGAATGCCCTGAATGAGCTGCAGGACAAGCTGATGGGGGTGCGTCTGAGAGAGGCCCAAGCCCAGGCTGAACTCAGGGAGGTCAAACTCCAAGCCATACAGCTGGAGAGCCAG AACCAGATTCACAGCAAGCTGATTGGGCGCCATGAGGTGGAGAGCGCCGCCATGCAGGAGAGGCTGCAGCAGCTGGCAAGCCAGAACAAGGGGATGCTGGCCCAGCTCACCGAGATGAAGAGGAAACAGGCCGAGCTCGACTGCAAg aGTAAAGAGGAGGTGATGGCGGTGCGCTTGCGGGAGGCTGACAGCATGGCCGCCATGGCTGAGTTCAGACAGAAGATAGCTGAGCTGGAGATACAG AAGGAGGAGGGTCTGATCCAGGGCCAGCTAAACCACTCTGACTCCAGGCAGTATATCACCCAGCTTCGAGACCAGATCGGAGAGCTCAAGAATGAG ATCAGGCAGCTCCGCGGGCAGCGCTCCAAGTTCGCTCCTAGTTCCCGGGATGGGGGCGGGGGCTACCCGGATCTGTGTCTAGCTAGCCCCTTGTCGGCCGGAGGCGACTACCTGAGCTCGGATGAGGACCttctccccagccccatccccccTAACGCCATGTACCCCGCCAGGCTGGACAGCGAAGGCAGCACCGACAGCGAAGCAGAGGCCCACCCGGACCACCCCCACCACGGCCCCTCGCAGCAGCTCTACACTAGCATGGTGTGTGCTGAGGTCCTGGACAACTGA